From Bosea sp. NBC_00550, the proteins below share one genomic window:
- the iolD gene encoding 3D-(3,5/4)-trihydroxycyclohexane-1,2-dione acylhydrolase (decyclizing): MTGTIRLTMAQALTRYLAAQMTEIDGERLPIFGGVWAIFGHGNVAGLGEALWHERERLPTFRAHNEQAMAHAAIAYAKANMRRRFMAATTSIGPGATNLVTAAALAHVNRLPVLLLPGDVFANRIPDPVLQQVEAFGDGTVSANDCFKPVSRYFDRITRPGQIIPALARAMQVLTDPAECGPVTLALCQDVQAEAYDYPESFFTERLWTPRRPRADRAELKAAAEALKAARKPLIVAGGGVLYSGASDDLARFSAATGIPVCETQGGKSSLPDDNPLNMAAVGVTGTAAANRLAAEADLILAVGSRLQDFTTGSWALFGAPQKTIIGLNVQAFDAGKHRALPLVADAREGLAELAEAIAGWKAPESWTADAKAGKADWRREADQVTAATNAALPSDAQVIGAVQRSLGSDIILLHAAGGLPGELHKLWQAGPPGSCHGEYGFSCMGYEIAGGLGAKMAKPEKEIVVMVGDGSYLMLNSEIATSVMLGLKLTIVLLDNRGYGCINRLQNATGSASFNNLLKDARHEMLPEIDFVAHAASLGAIATKAASIAELETALAQAKANTRTTVVVIDTDPLISTGAGGAWWDVAVPEVSARAEVRAARANYETRVKRQHIGD; the protein is encoded by the coding sequence ATGACTGGCACCATCCGCCTCACCATGGCGCAGGCCCTGACGCGCTACCTCGCCGCGCAGATGACCGAGATCGACGGAGAGCGTCTCCCGATCTTCGGCGGCGTCTGGGCGATCTTCGGCCATGGCAACGTCGCGGGCCTCGGCGAGGCGCTCTGGCACGAGCGCGAGCGCCTGCCGACCTTCCGCGCCCATAACGAGCAGGCCATGGCCCATGCCGCCATCGCCTACGCCAAGGCGAACATGCGCCGCCGCTTCATGGCCGCGACCACCTCGATCGGCCCCGGCGCGACCAACCTCGTCACCGCTGCGGCGCTGGCCCATGTCAACCGCCTGCCGGTGCTGCTGCTGCCGGGCGACGTCTTCGCCAACCGCATTCCCGATCCCGTCCTCCAGCAGGTCGAGGCTTTCGGCGACGGCACCGTCTCGGCGAATGACTGCTTTAAGCCCGTCTCGCGCTATTTCGACCGCATCACCCGGCCCGGGCAGATCATCCCGGCGCTCGCCCGCGCCATGCAGGTGCTGACCGACCCCGCCGAATGCGGCCCTGTGACGCTCGCGCTCTGCCAGGACGTTCAGGCCGAGGCCTATGATTACCCCGAGAGCTTCTTCACTGAACGCCTCTGGACGCCGCGTCGTCCGCGCGCCGACCGCGCCGAGCTGAAGGCCGCCGCCGAGGCCCTGAAGGCCGCAAGGAAGCCATTGATCGTCGCTGGCGGCGGCGTGCTCTATTCCGGCGCCTCCGACGATCTCGCCCGCTTCTCGGCCGCGACGGGCATTCCCGTCTGCGAGACGCAAGGGGGCAAGTCCTCCCTGCCGGACGACAACCCGCTGAACATGGCGGCCGTCGGCGTCACCGGCACCGCGGCCGCCAACCGTCTCGCCGCCGAGGCCGACCTCATCCTCGCGGTCGGCTCACGCCTGCAGGATTTCACCACCGGCTCTTGGGCACTGTTCGGCGCCCCGCAGAAGACGATCATCGGCCTCAACGTTCAGGCTTTCGATGCCGGCAAGCACCGGGCCCTGCCGCTCGTCGCCGACGCGCGCGAAGGTCTTGCCGAACTGGCTGAGGCCATCGCCGGCTGGAAGGCCCCGGAAAGCTGGACCGCCGACGCCAAGGCCGGCAAGGCCGACTGGCGCAGGGAAGCGGATCAGGTCACGGCCGCCACCAACGCCGCCCTGCCCTCGGACGCGCAGGTCATCGGCGCGGTTCAACGCAGTCTCGGCTCGGATATCATTCTGCTGCATGCGGCAGGCGGTCTGCCGGGCGAGTTGCACAAGCTCTGGCAGGCCGGCCCGCCCGGTTCCTGTCACGGCGAATACGGCTTCTCCTGCATGGGCTACGAGATCGCCGGCGGGCTCGGCGCCAAGATGGCGAAACCGGAGAAGGAAATCGTCGTCATGGTCGGCGACGGCTCCTATCTCATGCTCAATTCCGAGATCGCGACCTCGGTGATGCTGGGCCTGAAGCTCACCATCGTCCTGCTCGACAATCGCGGCTACGGCTGCATCAATCGCCTCCAGAACGCCACCGGCAGCGCCTCCTTCAACAACCTGCTGAAGGATGCCCGCCACGAGATGCTGCCCGAGATCGACTTCGTCGCCCATGCCGCGAGCCTCGGCGCCATCGCGACCAAGGCGGCGTCGATTGCCGAGCTGGAGACCGCGCTGGCGCAGGCCAAGGCCAACACCCGCACCACGGTCGTCGTCATCGACACCGACCCGCTGATCTCGACCGGCGCCGGCGGCGCCTGGTGGGACGTGGCGGTGCCCGAGGTCAGCGCGCGCGCGGAAGTCCGGGCGGCGCGAGCCAACTATGAAACCCGCGTGAAGCGGCAGCACATCGGCGACTGA
- the iolE gene encoding myo-inosose-2 dehydratase, with translation MIRIGANPIGWSNDDMLEIGGDIPLETCLNEAREAGFTGMELGNKFPREAGKLKPILDAHGHALVSGWYSTELLVRDVAAEMAAVKAHATLLRDMGCSVLIAAETSNAIHSDITKPLSARPVLPRAKWDDFGAGYTNFAEAVKAEYGLQLVYHHHMGTVVQTEAEIDRFMGVTGPAVGLLLDTGHATWGGGDPARIARHWKARIHHVHCKDIREAVMWRSNREDWSFLESVLAGVYTVPGDGLIDYVRVLRELQGYSGWIVVEAEQDPKKAEPATYAKLGHANLARFIKEAGLA, from the coding sequence ATGATCCGCATCGGCGCGAACCCCATCGGCTGGTCGAATGACGACATGCTGGAGATCGGCGGCGACATCCCGCTCGAAACCTGCCTGAACGAGGCGCGAGAAGCCGGCTTCACCGGCATGGAGCTCGGCAACAAGTTTCCGCGCGAGGCCGGCAAGCTGAAGCCGATCCTGGACGCTCACGGCCACGCCCTCGTCTCGGGCTGGTACTCGACCGAGCTGCTCGTCCGCGACGTCGCCGCCGAGATGGCGGCCGTCAAGGCTCACGCGACGCTGCTGCGCGACATGGGCTGCTCGGTCCTGATCGCGGCGGAGACGTCGAACGCGATCCATTCCGACATCACCAAGCCGCTTTCGGCGCGGCCGGTCCTGCCCAGGGCGAAATGGGACGATTTCGGCGCGGGCTACACCAACTTCGCCGAGGCGGTGAAGGCCGAGTACGGCCTGCAGCTCGTCTATCACCATCACATGGGCACGGTGGTGCAGACCGAGGCCGAGATCGATCGCTTCATGGGCGTCACCGGCCCGGCCGTCGGCCTTCTGCTCGACACCGGCCATGCCACCTGGGGCGGCGGCGACCCGGCCCGCATCGCCCGCCACTGGAAGGCACGCATCCACCATGTCCACTGCAAGGACATCCGCGAAGCCGTGATGTGGCGCTCCAACCGCGAGGACTGGTCCTTCCTCGAATCCGTGCTCGCCGGCGTCTATACCGTGCCGGGCGACGGCCTCATCGACTATGTCCGCGTGCTCAGGGAGCTTCAGGGCTACTCCGGCTGGATCGTGGTCGAGGCGGAGCAGGATCCGAAGAAGGCCGAGCCGGCGACCTATGCCAAGCTCGGCCATGCCAATCTGGCGCGCTTCATCAAGGAAGCGGGGCTGGCGTAA
- the iolB gene encoding 5-deoxy-glucuronate isomerase: protein MSHLKVKPTGTQGRVTHVTPESAGWTYVGFDLHRLKPGETVSARTGDRETCLVFVTGKGEATAGGQGLGELGERMTPFEGKPWSVYIPQDSDWSVTATTDLELAICSAPGLNGGLPVRVIKPRDLGQEIRGKGSNTRHVTNILPEGEPADSLLVVEVITPAGNTSSYPPHKHDRDELPQESYLEETYYHRLNPPQGFGFQRVYTDDRSLDEAMAIEDGDVVLVPKGYHPCATCHGYDLYYLNVMAGPKRTWKFHNAAEHEWMLKS from the coding sequence ATGTCCCATCTCAAGGTCAAGCCGACCGGCACGCAGGGCCGCGTCACCCATGTCACGCCGGAAAGCGCCGGCTGGACCTATGTCGGCTTCGATCTGCACCGGCTGAAGCCGGGCGAAACCGTCTCGGCCAGGACCGGCGACCGCGAGACCTGCCTCGTCTTCGTCACCGGCAAGGGCGAGGCCACGGCCGGCGGGCAAGGGCTCGGCGAACTCGGCGAGCGCATGACGCCGTTCGAGGGCAAGCCGTGGTCGGTCTATATTCCGCAGGATTCCGATTGGTCGGTCACCGCCACCACCGATCTCGAACTCGCGATCTGCAGCGCGCCGGGGCTCAACGGCGGTTTACCCGTGCGCGTCATCAAGCCCCGCGATCTCGGCCAGGAAATCCGTGGCAAGGGCTCGAACACGCGCCACGTCACCAACATCCTGCCCGAAGGCGAGCCGGCGGATTCCCTGCTGGTGGTCGAGGTCATCACGCCCGCCGGCAACACGTCGAGCTATCCGCCGCACAAGCATGACAGGGACGAGCTGCCGCAAGAGTCATACCTCGAAGAAACCTACTACCACCGCCTCAACCCGCCGCAGGGCTTCGGCTTCCAGCGCGTCTATACCGACGACCGCAGCCTCGACGAAGCGATGGCGATCGAGGATGGCGACGTCGTGCTGGTGCCGAAGGGCTATCACCCCTGCGCCACCTGCCATGGCTACGATCTCTATTATCTCAACGTCATGGCCGGGCCGAAGCGGACATGGAAGTTCCACAACGCCGCCGAGCATGAGTGGATGCTGAAGAGCTGA